One genomic window of Aptenodytes patagonicus chromosome 3, bAptPat1.pri.cur, whole genome shotgun sequence includes the following:
- the PPP2R5A gene encoding serine/threonine-protein phosphatase 2A 56 kDa regulatory subunit alpha isoform isoform X1 encodes MSAAISAAEKVDGFTRKSVRKAQRQKRSQGSSQFRSQSSQVELSPLPQLKDATFNEQQDLFCQKLQQCCVLFDFMDSVSDLKSKEIKRATLNELVEYVSTNRGVIVESAYADIVKMISSNIFRTLPPSDNPDFDPEEDEPTLEASWPHIQLTWAHRSSLSRSLCRAFLPSSGSTLPNGYLSHFVPLLVYEFFLRFLESPDFQPSIAKRYIDQKFVQQLLELFDSEDPRERDFLKTVLHRIYGKFLGLRAFIRKQINNIFLRFIYETEHFNGVAELLEILGSIINGFALPLKAEHKQFLMKVLIPMHTAKGLALFHAQLAYCVVQFLEKDTTLTEPVIRGLLKFWPKTCSQKEVMFLGEIEEILDVIEPTQFKKIEEPLFKQISKCVSSSHFQVAERALYFWNNEYILSLIEENIDKILPIMFGSLYKISKEHWNPTIVALVYNVLKTLMEMNGKLFDELTSSYKAERQREKKKELEREELWRKLEELKLKKAMAEKQNSTHNVLNAHNTSAK; translated from the exons atgcCACCTTCAATGAACAGCAAGATCTTTTTTGTCAGAAGTTGCAACAGTGTTGTGTACTCTTTGACTTCATGGACTCTGTTTCAGacctgaaaagcaaagaaattaagaGAGCAACACTGAATGAACTGGTTGAATATGTTTCAACAAATCGTGGCGTGATTGTTGAATCAGCTTATGCTGACATTGTGAAAATG aTTAGTTCTAATATTTTTAGAACACTTCCACCTAGCGATAACCCAGATTTTGATCCAGAAGAAGATGAACCAACTCTTGAAGCCTCATGGCCCCACATACAG ttgacctgggcccatcgatccagcctgtccaggtccctctgcagagccttcctaccctcgagcggaTCAACACTCCCGAATGGATACTTGAGTCATTTTGTGCCTTTG TTGGTGTATGAATTTTTCCTGAGGTTTTTGGAGAGCCCAGATTTTCAGCCTAGCATTGCAAAGCGATATATTGACCAGAAATTTGTACAGCAG ttgttgGAGCTCTTTGATAGTGAAGACCCACGAGAACGTGATTTCCTAAAGACAGTTCTTCATCGAATTTACGGCAAATTCCTCGGTTTAAGAGCATTCATCAGGAAACAGATTAACAACATTTTCCTCAG GTTTATATATGAAACAGAGCACTTCAATGGTGTTGCTGAACTTCTTGAGATATTAGGAAG TATTATCAATGGTTTTGCACTGCCACTGAAAGCAGAACACAAACAGTTCCTTATGAAAGTTCTGATTCCCATGCATACTGCAAAGGGATTAGCTTTGTTTCATGCACAG CTCGCCTATTGTGTTGTACAGTTCCTGGAAAAAGATACAACTTTAACAGAGCCT gTGATCAGAGGACTGCTCAAATTTTGGCCAAAAACTTGCAGTCAGAAAGAG GTAATGTTTTTAGGTGAAATTGAAGAAATCTTAGATGTAATAGAACCAACGCAATTCAAAAAAATAGAAGAGCCTTTATTTAAGCAAATATCCAAGTGTGTGTCAAGTTCAcattttcag GTTGCAGAAAGAGCTTTGTACTTCTGGAATAATGAATATATTCTTAGCCTGATTGAGGAGAACATTGATAAAATTCTACCAATTATGTTTGGCAGTTTATACAAGATCTCCAAAGAACACTGGAATCC AACTATTGTGGCACTGGTATATAACGTGCTGAAAACCCTGATGGAAATGAACGGCAAGCTCTTTGATGAACTTACAAGCTCATAtaaagcagaaaggcaaag agagaaaaagaaagaattggaGCGTGAAGAGTTGTGGAGAAAGCTAGAGGAGTTAAAGCTTAAGAAGGCTATGgcagaaaagcagaacagcacTCACAATGTGCTAAATGCACACAATACAAGTGCCAAATAA